A stretch of the Cyanobacterium sp. T60_A2020_053 genome encodes the following:
- a CDS encoding iron-siderophore ABC transporter substrate-binding protein, with translation MYAEKYGLLLTLTLLIFGCQSQNIENKNISLSQENCLEIEHSQGKTCIPKNWQTVVTLDSVTAENLIALGIKPVGTTFSSLSQHFEDELINVTNIGEIGEPNLEKILQLKPDLIVGIDSNENIYNQLSQIAPTVLVKFNHSGEWREVFKNFSILINKEELWQKSITDYENRLVEFKQKMGNNLAEIEVSVVRIYPDSINLYLRDSFAGTILTDAGLSRPESQNIGAEEAQKITGNPIQMKISKEALNQADGDVIFIWTGENDPQINAELQQKIIELQKDPLWQNLKAVKNGRVYQVPSYWIGSGPLAANLILDDLFKYLVPLENK, from the coding sequence ATTTATGCTGAAAAATATGGATTACTATTAACTTTAACTTTGCTTATTTTTGGTTGCCAAAGTCAAAATATAGAAAACAAAAATATATCTTTATCTCAAGAAAATTGTCTCGAAATTGAACACAGTCAAGGAAAAACTTGTATTCCCAAAAATTGGCAAACAGTGGTAACTCTTGATTCTGTAACCGCAGAAAATTTAATTGCTTTAGGTATTAAGCCAGTTGGCACAACATTTTCTAGTCTTTCTCAACACTTTGAAGATGAGTTAATTAATGTAACTAATATTGGTGAAATTGGTGAACCTAATTTAGAAAAAATTTTACAACTAAAGCCAGACTTAATAGTAGGAATAGACAGCAATGAAAATATTTATAATCAATTATCGCAAATAGCGCCCACCGTCCTAGTTAAATTTAATCATAGTGGTGAATGGCGAGAAGTTTTTAAAAATTTTAGTATCTTGATTAATAAAGAAGAATTATGGCAAAAATCTATAACTGATTATGAAAATCGCTTAGTAGAATTTAAGCAAAAAATGGGTAATAATTTAGCAGAAATAGAAGTTTCTGTGGTGAGAATTTATCCTGATAGTATTAATCTTTATTTGCGTGATTCTTTTGCAGGGACTATTCTAACAGATGCTGGTTTATCACGTCCAGAAAGTCAGAATATCGGTGCAGAAGAAGCCCAAAAAATAACAGGTAATCCTATTCAAATGAAGATTAGTAAAGAGGCATTAAATCAAGCTGATGGCGATGTGATTTTTATTTGGACAGGAGAAAATGATCCACAAATTAACGCAGAATTACAGCAAAAAATTATCGAATTACAAAAAGACCCACTTTGGCAAAATTTAAAAGCTGTTAAAAATGGTCGAGTTTATCAAGTGCCTAGCTATTGGATCGGCTCAGGTCCTCTGGCAGCTAATCTAATTTTAGATGATTTATTTAAGTATTTAGTACCTTTAGAAAATAAATAG